Within Euwallacea fornicatus isolate EFF26 unplaced genomic scaffold, ASM4011564v1 scaffold_152, whole genome shotgun sequence, the genomic segment ttgttgtagattgttatatattttgttgataaactatttgtgttgcctctaaaactccataagtttgtgtgataactaaccgtacggagacttttttgtgccactgtataaagaaatttgatactgtGGGAAAATTCATGTGTAATTCCAACTGTGTGTTATATAGGAGTGAATTTCAGAAGAACTAGTGAAAACGGAAGAAAAATGCAGAAATGTGTTCTCGTTCCACATGCAATTCTAGTTGTAGTCACCGAAATATCCCTTGAACACGACGTGTAAAACCCATAAATCACCTTAACTTCAGTAAGTTTGACCATAAAAAGTTTGTCGTAATATGTATGAACGAGATGATCTTTTATACTgaaagatgttgaagatgagagaatttattgataacttttatttgttttttacaagACTTAATATATCTAAATTATTGACAGTCACTGACCATTctaaaagtataaaaaatacaataataaatggtGGTTTACTAAGCTTAAGATAAAACCACCTTAGCAACAAAATACCTATAAACAAACTACCTGTCGACATTATTATAGGAGAACCATTTACTAGTACGGAAGTATTAGGTAAAAGAATTCAATCATTGATCTAAACAAGGTATGTCACAGGTTCAAATTGCGATGTTTTATTGGTCGTTGCGTGTAAGCCAGCtgccttgaattttatgtgCGTcacagttattttattttacatcgTACCATCTTTCattcaacaatatttttttatttttcaaaattaattttatatttaaaaatataaagagacaagcgaaacaaaaattatataaaaaagagatcgaaattataataatacgaaaaaatacaaatctaaaaaatatgtGGATTGTCATTTAAAGAACCAAAACTTGagaatttagatttaaaaaaaccttataCCTACACTTGACTAAATATACCTCGGACTAACATCATAGTCCGATCACCCATAATTAAGTACCCTCCGAAAAACAATTAACTGGTCATTAATGACTCATGAGGTAATATGACGTTGTGTTATGTTTAAACAACCCATGCCATCCTTAACCAAACAATGTGTGTACTCGGAATTATTGAGAGCTCTATCCAGAGCGGATTAGAGACATATCAATTGATTtgagaaatatcgaaaaaagccgaaattattatttggaaaagGGTTTCGATCAGCAAACGAAGCTTGTCAgctaataatattaattaaacacaATAAATTATGTGGTTTGATTTTCTCAAATTCGGACTTCTATATCTAAGGTATTATCTGCATAACATGTCCAGTTAGTTAGCTGTCAGTTAACAATTAATTggcaaatgaaatattttcaaactgaACTTGCaactcattttattttaaaatattttctatataataaactaaaattaaaaagaaatcaaaattaatatgttcaaataattttttcacgtaacactttttaaactaaacttttttagattttagaacattttgtttttaaatttctaatctTTATAACTTTTCGATTctacaattttaattcttattcGGTATGCTCTATGCCTATTAGCCAATAGAAAACTAATGAGCCATAGAGGAAAAAAATAGCCAAACGAGACTACATTCTTAACTTATCTTACACcacatttttctcataaataaatcttcattttattCACAATTTTCTAGAAGCAattacttctttttttttaaattaatatgtttgtaattttaattttagcagCGCCACAAGCCCACCAGAAGGGCAATTTTATGTAGAAAATTGATAGATTGTGTGGTGTAAGTTCAACAGtttgataatttcaatatGTTTATGGCGATTCTGATAGATCAATAGTTTCAAGGTAACCTTTAATTCGAATTAATCCCGTCAGTATTCGAAAAGAGAACAAAACGTGTGCGCCCATATTCgagaaactcaagttgatgaTCGCGCACAAAGACGAAACGTCGAGTGACAATttgtattattgaaattttaaataaaaaaagcattaatttataattacgTAATTGATAGAATCAAACATCATCCCCCTCTACATCTCTTAAATTTTGAGATAACGAGCACCTTCTCAAAAGTGTgatattatttacaaaactgTTATTTACAATCCAGATAAGTGCTATCCACTgtacaattaattaatttcttattctTATCGTATTTTCTACTTCCGTAACTGGTCCCAGAGACATTTCGTATACAATGGAACACAATTCCTTTACCTAATACCAGTTGCCGATTGTGAAGataaattttgagaatattttcaaacctGATTGGTCACCCACAAATTGCTTGTGATAAAacccattaaaataaataccttGGACAAACCCAAAATCGCCATTAGAACATTAGTCGTAGGGCTTACCTCAGTGGTGAGTCGTCCTTTGGTGCGTGCATATTTCTGTTGGAAGTCTTTGTGGAAGtccaaataattttccttcGTGAGCAAAGGTGATCGAAGCATGAATCGAGAGTACGATAGAATCGAAGAGCCAATCGTGATCCCAGAGACACTCGCTGATACCATGAGCTCAAATGAGTCTTTTTCGTCATTTGAATCTTACGGCAATTGTATGGGTTACAATGTCTCGGATGTAAGCATATACAAAGAAGACGTGTTTCCAGTTCAAATGCATCAAGATTCTTATGTATCGCACGATAATCAGAGTATGATGGTAAGCATGATGTTTAATTAGCATATATGAGCATGCGCTCAGCAGACGCTCTATGTTATTACTCTCGTCTGTGAGATCACggatttgaaatttacttcacttaaattgttaataaattgatatattaatttaaaaaaattgcaataagttttaaataaatgttaacgTAGATTAGATAGAATTATCTTCTCATGaactattttcaaaactatGAGTAATCACCTTCTGATAGATTTACCCTGCAAATAGCCGACCCATAACTGCCGGTAAGCCtttattccttaaaaattgcgTCTTGGAAAAGTTGTATAAACTAGTTATTACAATGATTCAAAACGAAACAATCTCATTAAGCCCGGAACTTTGACACGTGCAGGTTGTTGAGTTTTGCGAAAAGCTACGTCTCACTTACTTATCATTACGCATgctcataaaaattgtttacgtttttattatttattcgtaaatgtttattttaaaattcaggtTCTTCTTTCAGAACAACAATGACCTCAATCCGAATCCGTCGCTTTCTTCTTACTCATTCGAAGAAAACTGGTACCAAGTCGCTCCAAATCAGATCGTAGATGTAACCCCAATGAACGTTTGCCCGAAGGAAGCAGcgcagaaaaacaaaattaacaccACAATAGCGAAACGATCAAGAACGCAGTACACGTCTTTTCAATTAATGGCCCTGGAAAAAGAGTTTCAGAAGGGAAAGTACCTTTGCAGAGCCAAAAGGATCCAGTTATCTCAAGAATTAAACTTAACAGAGAAACAAATCAAAGTCTGGTTTCAAAACCGTAGAATGAAGTATAAGAAAGATAGCAAGATCAGAACGCATCAAGGATCGAATTCCTTTCAGTTAACTTCCTCGCCAGAAGTAGTCCAGAACCGGAGTTTAGAGGTCGCCGTCGGGTCCTCTGATGTTCCTCTGATTAAGGAAGATCTTCCGATTCTGTCCCAAAAGTTGCCAAACAGCTCCATAGTCGTTCAAACCTCCCATTCACTTAAATTTCCAACAACCTCAGGATCCGCATTTCATACCCCCCACGGACAATGGGACGTTCCATCGGTCGCTATCACACACCAAAACTATCATCACCAGTTTAACATGTACGGTAACAATTATGACCAGGTGTGTCTCCCGATTTCTTACTCTCTTCCTGTGGAATCTAACTTCGTACCACCGTATCAAAACTATGGCGGAATTCAGGACAACTTCCATCACAACAGACTGAATGACTACAACGTTGATGGAAGAGGTAATAACGTCAATCATCAGCCCCCAACATACGGGATGTTATCGCAGAACTTACAATGCGTTACTTGGAGTTCGAACGAATACGGATCTGATTATCCAGCAAAGCAGGGCACTGGATTGACAGAGCTGTAGATAAAGTAATTGACACTGCACGTACATACAGTTACAGTCGGGATATAAATTATTCGTCCACctagaaataatgtaaaataatggaataaaattcaaaccacttaaatttatttgactttcattacaaaaaaatatatcatttgtATGCCAAatatagtaataaaatattcaacattaacaataactgtcaaaaataaatgggaaattcttcaaaactgATGGGAGAAGAATTATTTGTCCaccaaactattttttaaaatatgtcaaagtAGTATGAAACTAATAACGTGTGAGACATCCTTTCGatcttatattttcttttaacatGTTAGGCTTCGATTCTACTAGTTTTCTAACGTAACTCGTTTCGATCTTTCGCCACTTCTCTTGGCATATTGCTTTTAACTGCTCTTTGTTTGAAATGTGTTGTTTTTTTACCCTTTCGTTTAGTTCCGACCGTAAATGCTCAATCAGGTTCATATCTGGAGATTGGGGAGGTGTTTCCAACACTCTTGGTACATTACATAAAATTCACTCTTTAACGACACGGGCTGTATGTTTTGGATCGTTATCTTGTTGATATGTGAATTCCTTTTTAAATCCCATTTTCTTCGTACTTAGtattagatttctttttaaaatgtctatgTATACAAAGCgatccattattccatcaataaaatttaattgtcccACTCCATGCCACGATATACATCTCCGATTAGAACTGAACCTCCTCCGTGGTTCGCAGTCGGAATGAACTTTTTTGGATTACTTGTTTCCCCTCACTTTCTATACATTAGCAcctttttggattttccaAACAGCTCAATTTTAGATTCGTCAGTAAATATAACGTTTTTCCAATAGTcgatatttttgttcaaatgccTTTGAGCAAACTCTAAACGTTTTTTCCTATTCTTTTCACTTACTAAAGGTTTTTCGGGCCAATGCGTGCCCGTATTCCTTcgttccttaaaaattttcgcATTGTCTTTTATGGAAAACCTTGTGGTAATCACTGGCTACACTTTTCACTATTTTAGTTGCAGTAGTGTGCGGATTTTCTTGAACTCTCCTTAATATCGCCCGTTTCTCTCGAAGTGTCAATATACTTTTCCTTCCCCTTCCAGACAAATCTTTTGTTGCACgaattgtattatatttttttatgatgtatTTAATTGTAGACCGGCTTCTACTCACAATTTTCGGTGTATCTCTTTGCGATTATCTttctttataatatttaataatcaatTCTCTTATTTCTTGAGACATCTGTGTGGATTTGCAgcccattttaaaatttaccggTGTTCTTTACCTCAAATGGTTTCAAACTAACATTGAGAATGTTGATAATAAATTCCTAGAAGTTTTTATCACTGAAATTGGAAcgctaaacaaaaatttatatatttttttcaagtggacGAGTAATTTTTGCCCATTGGTTTTGAAGAACGtatgttttattattgatatttttgtaacatGATTATTAACGTTGAATATTTTAGTACTATATTCGGCATacgaataatatttattactttttgtaACAAAACTGAAATGAAAGAAATGTAGTTTAGATTTAACCCattggttttaaatttcattctgGGTGTACGAATAATTTATCTCCCGACTATATACTGTGGTGGCCATATAAACGAGAAAGCCCTTTAAAGTGgtaaaatttcgttaaaaaaaaaataaacatatttgtgTGATCAGGtacttttataataaaatacatgtatttttaatcgacatttttttttatattaatgctATAGAccgaaacaataaataaacaaaattcctttggacaaataaaaaagatcGTTTTCGACGAACTCATTTGTTTATCAGTTGGTGCCGCTGTAGCGTACAAAATACCCTTATAGAACATAAAGTGGGTAGAAGAAAACCTTGCACTCCAGGTTTgcgaaaatcgattttcttttttgtgaaaaaaaattggaattatcAAAGAATTGCTGACCATTTAGATAGTCCCCATCAAAACCATGGTCGCAAATGcagttaaacattttattgccCATAAAACTTCAGAAATTCCTATAAGACAACGAAGGAAAAGAACAACAACTCTATTTGATAGACATTCattaatacaatttaaaacaggttcaaaattaacatttattcaACTACAAATAGAGCTCTTCGATTAAGAAACACCCACAGTTTCAACAAGAATAATACGAAGTCGTCTAAATGAGGAGGGTTTGTTTGGAGGagattccagaaaaaaaaaacacatgacatcaaaaaagaacaaaactgCACggttgaaatttgcaaaacttcATATTGGATGGTCAAGTTCTCAACGGTAGCAGGTGTTTTGGTCGgacgaaacaaaaatgaacAGATTCGTTTCCGATGGTCCAGTTTTTGCGAAACGCCCTCGTGACACAGAATTTAACCCAAAGTACACTACAATGACCATGAAGCCCGGTGACGGCAATATTAAACTGTATCTTGAACATGCACATATATTGGGATATTCTGGAGAATATTATCCTGCCATATGCAGAGAATACCCTTTCTGTTGTGTGACAGTTTCAGCACGACGATGACCCGAAACAtacagaaaaaattgtaaaacagtGGTTAGTAGAAAATCAAGTTGAGGTTATTAAGTGGCCTGCTTGCAGTCCCGACTTGAACCCAATTGAGAATTTACGGTGGGATGTAAAACAGGCACTAAaggataaaaatataacaaattctACTCAACAACAACGAAGAAATTCAGCGGATTTGGTATGATCGAAAACGATGCCTGAAGTTAATTGACTCTTTGCCGCAGCGGCGCGTTCGCAATAAAGGATACGCAACTAAATATTAGTTTCAGTTCACTAGTGTTAATGTGATTATTAGTAGGTTTACGCCATTTTAaggttaaaatttcatttaaatggaatcgttcttatttatttgtccgtaagaattttgtttatttgtcatATCGACCTAAATCTTTATTGGGAacgttaaaaatgttaataaaaatagatattatttaatatgaaaCTAATGTTTGtacatttcaaaaactcttCTTATTTGTGTGGCCACTGCCGTATATATTCAAATGGtacaaatatataatatacaaaCTAAAAGAAAGACGTCTTTCGATTAATCGGTAAACACATATGGGGTGACGAGATagttattttgattaaatatgaATTGAGTGCGCTATTAAAACTCTATCTATGAGATAAGATATAGCCCACTTTGGCCAAATTTGGtgaattgctgaaaattttccagaatGTACCTTATTGATAAATTCTACTGAAATATCAGTATAAcgtaattcataaaaataaaaaatattttctaagacTGGATGCATAATATAACACATTTAcaatatcaaataaatgttACATTTGGTAAGGTTTTAATGTGACTAGAATCTACCTTTATAGAACAATGCAGAGTAATGTTGCAAACGCTTCGTCCatatttatacatattttttctactttaaaaaaaattcaaaaagaccTATAACACATCCTATGTTTTTCGTCTCGTTGCACAAATCCTGTGAGGATTTATAGGTGAAAATCTGTTATTATTCTGTGAATTTCAAACTCAATAATTCCGTGATACAACGTTCtttgaactattttttaaataaagaccCAAATCAGCACAACcccaaaatcaaaatatagCCCTACAAAACAATATGGAATTGCGCCTATTAATAGGGCCTTAATGGGCTCAAGTTGCCAAACCTATAACCTAATTCAGTCACGATTAGTAATTTAGTCAAGTAACGAGTAATTTAGTAATTTAGTTCGTGCGGACGGTAAAAATGAGGAGAGGGGTTTAGTGTAGTCGTTTAGTCAAGTAGATCCATCTGATTCTACATATTTTGCGGTCGAGTAGAGTCCCCCACCACGTGCAGCTAACTACTAAACTGCCACTAAATCAAATCAGGACGCGTGTGTTTAGTCAAGTGCAAGTGCGTTAATGAACGACACAAAATACCGAAATGTCGCATTGACGCTGGTATGAAGATACGACATTTAAGTTTGTTAATGACTGTTTGAAAGAGGAGGCATTATGGAAGGCGAAaagtaaattatataaaaacgGCAAGCGGAACGAGCCGCATGTGccaatttggaaaaagccATGAATATTCCTAAATATACGGAAAAAGAAtttaagacaaaaaattttaaaagtcggATCAACGCATTTACAAGAATTGAAGATGATAATAAAGGAATCGAAGAAATTCGGAACGGGGACGAATACCATTTACACCCCATCGATAAAATGGATATAAATCGTAGACGATATATTGACAAATCTACAATCAGAATTAAGAGAGATGTTGAACGATAGgcaggggttccttccttggaggttggagataccacccgcgaGTTATTATACGAGAGCGCTTACACGCGAGCACTACTTGTAGTACTTGTCGGTTCACGTTACCGACGTTGTACTTTTATGTTACGAGAGTCCAGGACGGACTATATACCTGCTTAGCGAGGTACACGTGGGATCTCCCGAAAATCTCGGAATTAGGACAACCCGTCAAACTAttgcactatttattaaatgattcgTAAATAGTTATTACTAAACTAAACTTGAAGCGAACACGAGATTACTTGGTTACGTGGCCGAGTATTAGtacgaatttttctttgtcggGTGTTTGAGGTGTTGAACTGTCAGCGATAATGGTCAGAGTTGTAACTGTGCAGACGAgcagaaaataaaagagaaagaTTCCACCCTCTCCCAGCCCTTAAGTACTGGGAGGTAATGGCCAACCGACATGGGCGTACTACTACTCGGGATGACTTTCCCTTGAAGGAATCCCATTATGCCCAGAACGACGACCAGAACAGATTATCCCGTGACCGGAATATGGCCGTCGTTCCGAACGGAACGTGACGGTACCCTCAATTTTGTCTACCGCTAAGGGTAACGATGGGATATTTCGACACTCAAGGACTACATCCCATGCACATTTTATAGTTTGATTGCCTCGCAATATAGTTTCTTTGGAAGAACACAAAGCCGAggaattttgactaataaaacatttgtatCAACTATGGCGGGTCGTGACATCTGGGAAGCAAGCAAATACaagatgtgcaggggcgtAGCTTTGGGACTTACATTAACTAACATATCAAGTCTTGGCCCCTCAAGTCTTAACAAGAGAAGCAGACCAATGTCGTAAGTATCTATCTCTACTTTTGTTGaacgattttatttaactttgcaGTCTGTCTGTCTGACAAATGCAATATTACGACAAAAACACGGGGTTGGAGAGTGGTTTAGGGGAGGCAAGCAGGTACTGCTTAGAAACAATTGCAATGAACGCGTGTAAATGTAAACGTGGACATCAATGTAACGTTCTTAATTGCCAATCCACTGATCCttttcatacaaaaaaaatcagcatAATTCGCTCGAAGTTCTTGACCCCTTCGTGTCGACTGATTTGTTAAAGTTCTTGGTAGTGGAAGTGGCCCTTGGGAGACATGCTAATTTGTCCAACTACCATCATTTAGTGTACTTGTATCGTGATCTAGTGAATATTCACAGagtgattttttcttttgataatgTAAACCAGTTGCATAGTGCTCAACAGTTCTTTACGATTAAGTCCGCTTCATCTGAAGAAAATGGTATTGATTTTTCGAATATCCTAAACCTACTTGTCAAGCTACCAAATGCAATTTCTATAATTCTTCTCGCTCGAGATAGCCAGTAAGTGAAGAATACCTTTTCTTTGAGACTTAATCTTGTTCCTGAAAAGGGCTTCAGCTGTTTtggatttaataattattttactattttttttttttttatgtcatgAGGTAGGCCAGAGTGATGTATTCTCTGCGTTACGTCTATGGCTAGCATTATCGtgcaagatggaatcataacGCTGCTCTGAAGATTAAGCATAAGGTGCCTTGTCGGCAGAAATTTTCTTAACGGTATTCCTTATGATTTTAAAAGAGCAATGTTTGAGTCTGGAGTCGGAACCTTTTATAAGGAATGAAATCCTTCACGATAACTGCCTTTACGCTATGCTAAACAGTTTTAATTGCACTCTAGTCAGGGTAAGCCCATAGTTAGTGCCCagtttttttatacttaagACTAGAAAGACGGTTTGATCGCTTTTTTTTGTAGTGTCGTCACAATCAAGTTGTACGTGAGCGACTCAGTtaataagtaacaaaaatatatacaagttTTAAGAAAGAAATATCTAGTTTATACTAAAAAAGAAAGGGGAATAATTAAACGTAACTCACCCTTTTTTACATAGTCCTTCGAGCCGGATCTTACGGATCTGACCAATTTAAGAAAggtaaagttgaaaaagtgaATAAGTGCCTGCAGTAAGCCACAACAGCCAGAATCAAGTTACGGGTTCTACCAAAGAAGTACCCAAGTTCCAATTGTTGGTGAGGCACCGGCTGTGCAgcatttaaatcaaaagaaaaacaacttCGAAGTTGGTAAGTGAGTAACTCTGTCCGCATTCCTATCTATTCCCAAACATTGATTCTCCAATTTGTGTATTTCATCATTGCCTCATTGtgctaatttaattattatttgtacgACGCCATCTAAATAAATAGTGAAGTAGTGTTAAAAATGAAGACACGAAAAAGGCAAAGAGGTTCTGTAAAGGCTAGCttaactaatttttcaaaatacata encodes:
- the LOC136350187 gene encoding homeobox protein Hox-A3-like; its protein translation is MMNNNDLNPNPSLSSYSFEENWYQVAPNQIVDVTPMNVCPKEAAQKNKINTTIAKRSRTQYTSFQLMALEKEFQKGKYLCRAKRIQLSQELNLTEKQIKVWFQNRRMKYKKDSKIRTHQGSNSFQLTSSPEVVQNRSLEVAVGSSDVPLIKEDLPILSQKLPNSSIVVQTSHSLKFPTTSGSAFHTPHGQWDVPSVAITHQNYHHQFNMYGNNYDQVCLPISYSLPVESNFVPPYQNYGGIQDNFHHNRLNDYNVDGRGNNVNHQPPTYGMLSQNLQCVTWSSNEYGSDYPAKQGTGLTEL